In Chloroflexia bacterium SDU3-3, the genomic stretch CGTACTGCTCCAGCCGCACCATCTGCAGCGCGTCCTTCACCCACTTGCCCACCTCGCTCTTGGGCGCGCGCTGCATGCGCAGGCCGAAGCCCACGTTTTGCGCCACCGTCATATGCGGGAAGAGCGCGTAGTTCTGGAACACCGTGTTGACGTGGCGGCGGTAGGGCGGCTTGGCCCCCACCGACTCGCCAGCGATGATGATCTCGCCCTCGCTGGGCAGCTCGAACCCGGCGACCATGCGCAGCGTGGTGGTCTTGCCGCAGCCAGAGGGGCCGAGCAGCGAGAAGAACTCGCCGTTGCCGATCTGGAGCGAGAGATTATCGACCGCGAGCGCATCGCCAAACCGCTTGCTCACCGCGCGAAGATCGACCGCGACACCATTTTCCATAGCGCTCCTCGCAGTGCTAGAACTGGCGGCTCCACTCCTTGGGCCAGCGCTCGACCACCACCTTGGTCTCGGTGTAGAACTCCACACCGTGGTGGCTCTGGGCGTGCAGGTCGCCGAAGAAGCTCTCGCCCCAGCCGGAGAAGGGGAAGAAGGCCATGGGCGCGGCCACGCCCACGTTGATGCCGATATTGCCCGCGCTGGCCTCGCTGCGGAACTGGCGGGCCGCCGCGCCGCTGGCGGTGAAGATGCAGGCCATGTTGCCGAAGCGGCGGGCGTTGACGATCTCCACGGCGCGCTCGATCGTGTCGGCGTGGATGATGCTGAGCACCGGGCCGAAGATCTCGGTGGCCGCGATCTCGCTGGCGGGGTCGACGCGGTCGAGGATGGTGGGGAACACGAACGAGCCGCCCTCGTAGCCGCTGGCCGCGCGGCCCCGGCCATCCACCAGCAGCTCCGCGCCCTCGGCAGCGCCCTTGGCGATCAGGCCCTCGATGCGCTGCCTGCTCTCGGCGCTGATCACCGGCCCCATCTCCACGCCCGCATCCAGGCCATAGCCCACCTTGCGGGTGGCCGCCGCCTCGGCGATGCGCTCGACAAACAGCTCGCGGGCCGCGCCCACCGTGATCGCCACCGAGGCGGCCAGGCAGCGCTGGCCCGCGCAGCCAAAGGCCGAGTCGGCCAGGATGCGGGTGGTCATGTCCATGTCGGCGTCGGGCATCACCACCACGGGGTTCTTCGCGCCGCCCTGGCACTGGGCGCGCTTGCCATTGGCGGTGGCGCGGCTGTAGACGTACTTGGCCACGGGCGTGGAGCCGACAAAGCTGATCGCCCGCACCAGCGGGTGGTCGAGCAGGGCGTCCACGGTCTCGCGCCCGCCGTTGACCAGCTGGAGCACCCCAGGCGGCAGGCCGAGCTGCTCGATCAGGCCCCAGAGCTTCTGGCTGGTGAGCGGCACCTTCTCGGAGGGCTTGAGGATGAAGCAGTTGCCGCAGGCCACGGCGTAGGGCAGGAACCACAGCGGGATCATGCCGGGGAAGTTGAACGGGGTGATCGCGGCGACCACGCCCAGCGGCTGGCGGAACATGTGCTCGTCGATGCCGCGCGCGATGTCCTCGTTGTTGTAGCCCTGGATGAGCTTGGGCATGCCGCAGGCGGTCTCCACGTTCTCGATCCCGCGCCGCAGCTCGGCCACGCTCTCGCCGTAGGTCTTGCCGCACTCCATGGTGATGGTGCGGGCGATGTCGTCGATATTGGCCTCAAGCAGCGCCTTGAGCTTGAACAGGTACTGGATGCGGTCGGTCACTGGGGTGCGCCGCCACTCCTGGAAGGCCGCCTGCGCGGCCTGCGCGGCGGCGTCCACCTCCGCCGCAGGCGAGAGCGGCACCCTGGCCAGGATCTCGGCGGTCGCGGGGTTGCGCACATCCAGCAGCGCGGTGGCGCTGGAGGGCTGCCAGGTGCCGTTGATGAAGTTGGGGAGCTGCTCGTTCATGATCGTCCTTGGGTTAGGGTTGGATACGTTGGTGCCTGCGCGGCGCGCCCGGCGGTCGTGGCCTGGCTGCGCCGCTAGCCGATGCCCATCCAGACGGTCTTGGTCTGGGTGTAGAGCTCGTAGACGGCCTCGCCCAGCTCGCGGCCATAGCCGCTCTCTTTGTAGCCCCCGAAGGGCACCGCCGGATCCCACAGGTTGTAGCCGTTGACCCACACGGTGCCCGCCTTGATCGCGGCGGCGAAGCGGTGGGCCTTGGCCATGTCGCTGGTCCACACGCCGGATGCCAGGCCGTAGGGCGTGTCGTTGGCGCGGGCCACCACCTCGTCAAACTCGTCGAAGACCAGGGCGGCCAGCACCGGGCCGAAGATCTCCTCGCGCACCACGGCCATGTCGTCGGTCGCGCCGCCGAACACGGTGGGGGCCAGGAAGTAGCCGCCGTCGGGCACGCCCTCGGGGCGTCCGCCGCCCGCCAGCAGCTGCGCGCCCGCGTCCTGCCCGGCGCGCACGTAGCCCGCCACGCGGGCCAGCTGCTCCTGCGAGATCAGCGGGCCGATCTGGGACTGCGGGTCGAAGCCGACGCCCACGCGCACCTCGCGCATGGCCTTCACCAGCTCGTCCATCACCTGGTCGTAGACGGCGCGCTGCACGAACAGGCGCGACCCGGCGCAGCAGTTCTGGCCCGAGTTCACCAGAATGGCCCAGACGGCCTGGCGGGCGGCGGTGGGGATGTCGGCGTCGGCGAAGATCACGTTGGGCGACTTGCCGCCCAGCTCCAGCGAGACGCGCTTGAGGTTGCCTGCGGCGGCCTGCATGATCCTGCGGCCCACCTCGGTGGAGCCGGTGAAGGCCACCTTGTCGACGCCACGGTGGGCCACTAGCGCGGCCCCGGCGGTGTGGCCGTAGCCGGGCACCACGTTCAGCACGCCGGGGGGGATTCCGGCCTCCAGGGCAAGGCGGCCCAGGTGCAGCGTGGTGAGCGGGGTCTGCTCGGCGGGCTTAAGCACCACGGTGTTGCCCGCCGCCAGCGCGGGGGCGGTCTTCCAGGTGGCCATGTTCAGGGGGAAGTTCCAGGGGATGATCGCGCCGCAGACACCCATCGGCTCGCGGCGGGTGTAGACGAACTGGCCGGGGACCGAGACGGGGATGCTCTGGCCGGTGATCTTGGTGGCCATGCCCGCGTGGTAGCGGAAGTGGCGGGCGTTGCTGCGGGCGTCGCGGCCCATGGTCAGGCTGTAGGGCCGCCCGTTGTCCAGGGTCTCAAGCTGGCCGAAGATGGCCGCGTCGCGCTCGATCAGGTCGGCCAGCCGCCAGAGGGTCTCGCCGCGCTCGGCGGGCGACATGGCGGGCCAGGGGCCGCGCTCGAAGGCGTCGCGGGCCGCTGCAACCGCGCGGTCGATGTCTTGGGCGTCGCCCTCGGCGATATGGGCCAGCACCGCGCCGCTGGCGGGGTTGTAGGTGGGGAAGGCCCTGCCCGAGGCCGCGCCCAGCCACTCGCCGCCGATCAGCATCGGCACCGCATCCTGCGCCAGTATGTCGCGAACCGCTGGGGCAAGGTCGAAATCGAAGGCAGCAGCACGTTCCATGCGAAACCCTTCATCATTCGGCGTGACACCGAGTGTTCTCAACCCAGCCGTAGGGGTGTGAGCAGCGTGGAGCAGGGCCGCTGTAGGCTACTTTGCCTAAATATCTCGCGGTACCATCGTGCCGTTGGCGTGTCTGTGGGATATGAGGCTAGTGTATGCGAGCCGGGGAGTCTGGTGCTATAGCCCGAGGTGCTAGATTTCTGGGGGTGGTTTTATCTCGATCAGATGAAGGCTTTAGATAGTTTGTACGACTAGAATGGGGAGAAAGGCCCAAGCAGCGGGCTGCGCTGGCGCATGGGCCTGCCCCATGCGCCAGCGCCGGGGCTTAGCGCGGCTGGTGGAAGCTGAGATGCTGCACCACCGTCGCGCCGGATGTGAGGGCGATGTCGATCGGCGGCTGGTCGGCGCTGCCCTGGTCGTCGCGCAGCACCAGGCGCACCTGGTAGGTGCCGGGCGGCAGGCCGCTGCGGTCGTAGCTGCCGTTGGCGTCGGAGAGCATCAGGATGCCGCCGAGGTCGACCACCACGCCCGACGCGGGTGCGCCGGTGGTGGCGTCGATCACGGTGCCGGTGATGCGCCCGCCCGCAGGCACGGCGGTGCGGTGCTCGCGGCTGGGCTTGGCGGTGGTGCTGGGGCGGGCTGTGGGCGCGGCGGTTGGTGCCGCCGTGGCCTCGGCGGTGGGGCGGGGCGGCAGATCCTGCGCGCCCGCCGGCTGGGCGCACAGGGCGATCAGGGCCGCCGCCGCGATGGCGCCGCCGCCGATCCATCTTCCCCATGCCCGCTGGTTGTCTGGCATATGTCTCGCTCCTCGCTGTTGCGCTGGTGTCGCTGGGGCCATCGCCCTGGCGCGCGGCCAGGGCGATGGCGTAGCTGCTACTTGGCCGGTCGCTTGGGCAGGGCGGTCACCGCCGCGCCAGCGGCTGCGCGCGGCGCGCTGCCCAGCGCTGTGCTGGCGGGCACGCTGGCCGAGGCGATGTTGTTGTACGGGCCGCCGTCGCGCTCGTGGCGCTCCAGCACTGCGCCGTAGGTCGTCTCGGTGTTGGCCGAGTCGGCCTGGGCGTAGAGCGCGGTGCCTGCGGGCAGGCTGACGGGCAGCTCGCTCATGTCGGCGCGGAAGTAGGCGTCGCCCACCCGCAGAGTCAGGGTTGCCCCCGGCGCAAGCGGCAGCGCCGTGCCGGTGACGCCCCAGGCCGCCCCGCCGCCGCCCTGGGTCTGCCAGATCTGGTTGACCTTGGTGGGCGGTGTGGTCGGGCTGACGTAGAGGTCGACCCAGAACGGATCGTTGACCGGGCCGTCGCCCTGGTTCTTCACCACCACCTCCACCGCGCCGCTGGCCACGCGGATCTCCTGCACCACCAGGTCGGGCATCAGGTCGGCTGCGGCGGTCATCACCAGCGGCAGGAAGGTGCGGAACACCCCTTCGAGGTAGGCGGGCTTGCCGCTGCTGCCGATATCGTTGGTCGGGTCGCCATCGCCGTTGGTGTCCTCGTCGATGGTGGGGATGCCGTCGCCGTCGTCATCGGCATCCAGGTAGTTGGGGATGCCGTCGCCATCGGTGTCGTCGTTGGCGGGGTTGTGGTCGGCGTTCAGATCCTCGGCGCTGTTCTTCACATGGTCGGCATCCTCATCGCCGTCGGGGTTGACGTAGTCCACGCTGGCCACGGCGGATGCCGCGCTGGCGTTGGTTGCCGCATCCACCGCCGCGCCCGCAGGCAGGGCGATAGCGACCTTGCCCGTGTCGGCCATGCCGCTCACGCTGATGCGGTAGGTGGTGCCGTCGTTGGGTGCGATCTCGGTGACGGCGGCCACCAGCGTGCCAGGCGCGGTGCTGGCGCTCAGGTCGACATCGGATGCGTCTAGCCCGCTCACCGGCTCGCCGAACACGGCGGTGAACTCCACCGGCGCGAGCAGCGTGGTGGGCAGCTGGCCAGCCGCCAGGGCCAGCGTGGTCGCCGGGGCGGTGCGATCCAGGGTGTAGTGCTCGCCAGCGGTGTAGCCCGCCGCCAGCGGGTTGCCCGCCGAATCGGCGATGCTGCCGTTGGCCAGCACATCCAGACGCAGCGTGCCGTCGCCCGTGCCAGTGCCCACCGTCACGGTGTAGGTGGTGCCACTGCCGCTCACGCCGGTCACGCTCGCGCCGGTGATGCTGGACACGGTTAGGGCGAAGTCGCCCGCGTCCACGCCCGTCACGGCCTTGGCGAAGGTGACCTGGAACTGCACGCTCGCCGCGTTGGTCGGGTCGGCATCCAGGCGGATCACGCCTGTGACGACCGGCGCGACCGGGTCGAAGGTCACGGTTGTGTCGGCGGGGGCAGGCGCGCCGCTGAAGTTGCCCGCCGCGTCGCTTGCCGCCCCTGGGTTCAGCGCGGCCACCACATCGCCGCCGCCGGTCATGCCGCTCACGGTGACGCTGTAGGTGGTGCCGTCGTTGGGTGCGATCTCGGTGATGGTGGCCGCCAGCGGGCCAGGCGCGGTGCTGGCGCTCAGGTCGATGCTCTTGGTGATGAATCCGGTCACCGGCTCGCTGAAGGTGGCCAGGAAGCTGATCGGCGCGCTGCCGGTCGGGTCGGCCTGGGCCGGGGCCTGCGCGAAGGTCACGGTCGGCGCGATGGTGTCGACCGTCCAGGTGTAGCTGGCCGGGGTGGGGTCAACATTGCCGGTCGTGTCGGTGGCGCGCACGCTGAAGGTATGGCTGCCCTCGCTCAGGCCAGTGTAGCTCTGCGGGCTGGTGCAGGCGGCGTAGGCCCCGCTATCCAGCTTGCACTCGAAGGTGGCGGTCTCGTTCGCGCTAAAGTCGAACGTGGCGCTGGCGCTGTTGCTGGGGTTGGCGGGCTGGCTATCGATCGTGGTGTCCGGTGCGCTCGCATCGATCAGCCAGGTGTAGCTGGCCGGGGTGGGGTCGAGATTGCCCGCCGCATCGGTAGCGCGCACGCTGAAAGTGTGGCTGCCATCGGCCAGGCCGGTGTAGCTCTGTGGGCTGGTGCAGGCGGCGTAGGCCTCGCCATCCAGCTTGCACTCGAAGGTGGCGCTCTCGCTCGCGCTAAAGTCGAACGTGGCGCTGGTGCTGTTGCTGGGGTTGGCGGGCTGGCTGTCGATGGTGGTGTCGGGCGCGGTGGTGTCGACCGTCCAGGCGTAGGTGGCCGGGGTGGGGTCGACATTGCTCGCCGCATCCACAGCGAACACACTCAGGGTGTGAGCGCCATCGCTCAGGCTTGCGAAGGTGACCGGGTCGGAGCAGGCGGCGTAGGGTCCGCCATCCAGCCTGCACTGGAAGGTGGCGGTCTCGGTGGCGCTGAA encodes the following:
- a CDS encoding CoA-acylating methylmalonate-semialdehyde dehydrogenase, coding for MNEQLPNFINGTWQPSSATALLDVRNPATAEILARVPLSPAAEVDAAAQAAQAAFQEWRRTPVTDRIQYLFKLKALLEANIDDIARTITMECGKTYGESVAELRRGIENVETACGMPKLIQGYNNEDIARGIDEHMFRQPLGVVAAITPFNFPGMIPLWFLPYAVACGNCFILKPSEKVPLTSQKLWGLIEQLGLPPGVLQLVNGGRETVDALLDHPLVRAISFVGSTPVAKYVYSRATANGKRAQCQGGAKNPVVVMPDADMDMTTRILADSAFGCAGQRCLAASVAITVGAARELFVERIAEAAATRKVGYGLDAGVEMGPVISAESRQRIEGLIAKGAAEGAELLVDGRGRAASGYEGGSFVFPTILDRVDPASEIAATEIFGPVLSIIHADTIERAVEIVNARRFGNMACIFTASGAAARQFRSEASAGNIGINVGVAAPMAFFPFSGWGESFFGDLHAQSHHGVEFYTETKVVVERWPKEWSRQF
- a CDS encoding aldehyde dehydrogenase family protein yields the protein MERAAAFDFDLAPAVRDILAQDAVPMLIGGEWLGAASGRAFPTYNPASGAVLAHIAEGDAQDIDRAVAAARDAFERGPWPAMSPAERGETLWRLADLIERDAAIFGQLETLDNGRPYSLTMGRDARSNARHFRYHAGMATKITGQSIPVSVPGQFVYTRREPMGVCGAIIPWNFPLNMATWKTAPALAAGNTVVLKPAEQTPLTTLHLGRLALEAGIPPGVLNVVPGYGHTAGAALVAHRGVDKVAFTGSTEVGRRIMQAAAGNLKRVSLELGGKSPNVIFADADIPTAARQAVWAILVNSGQNCCAGSRLFVQRAVYDQVMDELVKAMREVRVGVGFDPQSQIGPLISQEQLARVAGYVRAGQDAGAQLLAGGGRPEGVPDGGYFLAPTVFGGATDDMAVVREEIFGPVLAALVFDEFDEVVARANDTPYGLASGVWTSDMAKAHRFAAAIKAGTVWVNGYNLWDPAVPFGGYKESGYGRELGEAVYELYTQTKTVWMGIG
- a CDS encoding carboxypeptidase regulatory-like domain-containing protein is translated as MAPATPAQQRGARHMPDNQRAWGRWIGGGAIAAAALIALCAQPAGAQDLPPRPTAEATAAPTAAPTARPSTTAKPSREHRTAVPAGGRITGTVIDATTGAPASGVVVDLGGILMLSDANGSYDRSGLPPGTYQVRLVLRDDQGSADQPPIDIALTSGATVVQHLSFHQPR